In one Parageobacillus genomosp. 1 genomic region, the following are encoded:
- a CDS encoding GNAT family N-acetyltransferase, protein MKYVRITSIDDPLFVKMYELLKTVFPEEEVLEFGLWKEPLQDPNLRVCVAVLDDNVVGATEYRYYPDMNVAMTDFTIIGKEGLGIGRFLMEHREKDLLDMAAKHGNELLGMFAEIYDPYRVQGHSFGGIKPMDPYVRREVLSHIGYRKLNFPYVHPSWKNDGEAVSALDFCFLSYNHKGDSLPADLIVRFLQTYYAILPNKSDTWHDMIENLKTKTEVELLPI, encoded by the coding sequence ATGAAATACGTACGAATTACAAGCATTGACGACCCGCTTTTTGTCAAAATGTATGAGTTGCTAAAAACAGTATTTCCAGAAGAAGAAGTGCTCGAGTTTGGGCTGTGGAAAGAACCACTCCAAGACCCGAATTTGCGCGTCTGTGTCGCCGTACTGGACGACAATGTCGTCGGCGCGACCGAATACCGCTACTACCCGGACATGAACGTCGCGATGACGGACTTTACGATCATCGGCAAAGAAGGACTTGGCATCGGCCGCTTTTTAATGGAACACCGCGAAAAAGATTTGTTAGACATGGCCGCTAAGCACGGCAACGAGCTATTGGGCATGTTTGCGGAAATTTACGATCCTTATCGCGTGCAAGGCCATTCGTTCGGCGGCATTAAGCCGATGGACCCTTACGTCCGCCGCGAAGTGCTGTCCCATATCGGCTACCGCAAGCTTAACTTTCCGTACGTCCACCCTTCATGGAAAAACGATGGGGAAGCAGTATCCGCCCTTGATTTTTGCTTCCTGTCCTATAATCATAAGGGAGACTCGCTGCCAGCCGACCTCATCGTCCGCTTTCTGCAGACGTACTATGCGATTTTGCCAAACAAATCAGACACCTGGCATGACATGATAGAAAATTTAAAAACAAAAACGGAAGTGGAATTGCTGCCGATTTAA
- the putP gene encoding sodium/proline symporter PutP, whose product MAIISVAVYMIGMLLIGYWAYKRTSNLSDYMLGGRTLGPAVTALSAGASDMSGWLLMGLPGAMYAQGLSASWIVIGLTLGAYANWLYVAPRLRVYTEVANDSITIPEFLENRFGDTSKLLRLISGLVIMIFFTFYVSSGLVSGAVLFQNSFGTTYHAGLWIVAGVVVAYTLFGGFLAVSWTDFVQGTIMFIALILVPVVTLFHTGGVGDTVVTIKNIDPNLLDLWKGTSFLGIVSLFAWGLGYFGQPHIIVRFMAISSVKEMKSARRIGMGWMIFSVVGAMLTGLFGIAYFSEHGPKLSDPETVFIKLGEILFHPLITGFLLAAILAAIMSTISSQLLVTSSSLTEDLYKVLFRRSASDKELVLVGRLSVLLVALVASALAYTKNDTILNLVGYAWAGFGASFGPVILLSLFWRRMTKWGALAGMVAGAMTVILWTQSAYLKSLLYEMIPGFAASLAAIVIVSLLTKEPEEKIVEQFDHFKASL is encoded by the coding sequence TTGGCCATCATTTCTGTTGCAGTTTATATGATTGGAATGTTGCTGATTGGGTATTGGGCGTATAAACGGACATCTAACCTTTCCGATTATATGCTGGGGGGAAGGACGTTAGGCCCTGCGGTCACGGCGCTGAGTGCAGGAGCTTCCGATATGAGCGGCTGGCTGTTGATGGGGCTGCCGGGAGCGATGTATGCGCAAGGATTAAGTGCATCATGGATTGTTATTGGGCTTACGCTCGGGGCATATGCGAACTGGTTATATGTTGCGCCTCGTTTGCGTGTATATACGGAAGTGGCAAACGATTCGATTACAATTCCAGAATTTTTGGAAAATAGATTTGGTGATACATCGAAGCTGCTTCGTTTAATTTCCGGCCTTGTTATTATGATTTTCTTTACCTTTTATGTATCTTCCGGCCTTGTATCTGGAGCCGTTTTATTTCAAAACTCGTTTGGCACGACGTATCACGCGGGGTTGTGGATCGTTGCCGGCGTTGTTGTGGCATACACGCTGTTCGGCGGATTCTTAGCGGTCAGCTGGACGGACTTTGTGCAAGGAACGATTATGTTTATTGCTCTTATTCTTGTCCCTGTCGTAACGCTTTTCCATACGGGCGGTGTCGGCGATACGGTTGTTACGATTAAAAATATTGACCCTAATTTGCTCGATTTATGGAAAGGGACCAGCTTCCTCGGGATTGTTTCGCTGTTTGCCTGGGGTCTCGGCTATTTCGGACAGCCGCACATTATCGTCCGCTTTATGGCGATTTCGTCGGTCAAGGAAATGAAGAGCGCCCGCCGCATCGGAATGGGGTGGATGATTTTCTCGGTTGTTGGCGCGATGTTAACAGGGTTATTTGGAATCGCTTACTTTTCCGAACACGGTCCGAAGCTTAGCGATCCGGAAACCGTTTTTATCAAGCTCGGGGAAATTTTATTCCATCCGCTGATCACGGGGTTCTTGCTGGCGGCGATTTTAGCGGCCATTATGAGCACGATTTCTTCGCAGCTGCTTGTGACATCCAGCTCACTGACGGAAGATTTATATAAAGTATTATTCCGCCGTTCTGCTTCCGATAAGGAGCTAGTATTGGTCGGCCGCCTGTCCGTATTGCTTGTCGCGCTGGTAGCTTCTGCGCTGGCGTACACGAAAAACGACACAATTTTAAACTTGGTCGGCTATGCGTGGGCAGGCTTCGGCGCTTCGTTCGGTCCAGTCATTTTATTAAGTCTGTTCTGGCGGCGCATGACGAAATGGGGGGCGCTGGCCGGCATGGTCGCAGGCGCTATGACCGTTATTCTCTGGACGCAATCAGCGTATTTGAAAAGCTTGCTTTATGAAATGATTCCAGGCTTCGCGGCGAGCTTGGCGGCGATTGTTATCGTCAGCTTGTTAACGAAGGAGCCGGAAGAAAAAATTGTTGAACAGTTTGACCATTTCAAAGCATCGTTATAA
- a CDS encoding basic amino acid ABC transporter substrate-binding protein — MIKKGAILAVVLALLTALAACGKSTEPSSSSSSGKEETKKKIIVGTDAAFAPFEYMDKGKIVGFDVDLLDAIMKEAGMDYELKNIGWDPLFAALQNKEIDMAISGITINDERKQTYDFSIPYFESTHMIMVKENSPIKNALDLKGKTVGVQNGTTGQAAVEKLLGKENKNIKKFENTVVAIMDLLNGGVEAVVTDNAVANEYVKNNPDKKIKTIADPEHFESEFYGLMFPKGSDLKAKVDEALNKVIESGKYAEIYKKWFGTEPNLDNLVKQQ; from the coding sequence ATGATAAAAAAAGGAGCAATTCTCGCTGTAGTGCTTGCATTGCTTACAGCGTTGGCTGCATGCGGAAAATCAACGGAACCGAGTTCTTCTTCCTCTTCGGGAAAAGAAGAAACAAAGAAAAAAATTATCGTCGGAACAGACGCTGCGTTTGCACCGTTTGAGTATATGGATAAAGGGAAAATCGTCGGTTTTGACGTTGACCTGTTAGATGCGATTATGAAAGAAGCAGGCATGGACTATGAATTAAAAAATATCGGCTGGGATCCATTATTTGCAGCTTTACAAAACAAAGAAATAGATATGGCGATTTCCGGCATCACGATCAATGATGAGCGGAAACAAACATATGATTTCTCCATTCCTTACTTTGAATCCACCCATATGATTATGGTGAAAGAAAATAGCCCAATCAAAAACGCGCTTGACTTAAAAGGAAAAACGGTCGGCGTCCAAAACGGCACCACGGGGCAAGCAGCAGTAGAAAAATTGCTTGGAAAAGAAAATAAAAACATCAAAAAATTTGAAAACACGGTTGTGGCGATTATGGACTTATTAAACGGCGGCGTCGAGGCGGTCGTTACGGACAACGCGGTGGCAAACGAGTATGTGAAAAACAATCCGGATAAAAAAATCAAAACCATCGCCGATCCAGAACATTTCGAGTCTGAGTTTTACGGGCTGATGTTCCCGAAAGGAAGCGACTTGAAAGCGAAAGTAGACGAAGCGTTGAACAAAGTGATAGAAAGCGGCAAATACGCAGAAATTTATAAAAAATGGTTTGGAACAGAGCCAAATCTCGATAATCTAGTAAAACAACAATAA
- a CDS encoding amino acid ABC transporter permease, with product MDFRFDIIQEYAPFFLKGVLLTIGVSIAAIIAGLILGLIIGLGKMSAKRFIRLPFEWYINFFRGTPLVVQILLVHFGVMPLFFAQPSATVSLVVSLSLNSAAYVAEIFRAGIQSIDKGQMEAARSLGMTHAQAMRYIILPQALKRMIPPFGNEFIVLIKDSSLGLVIAAPELMYWGRAAQGQYYRVWEPYLTVAFIYLLLTLSLSKLLHYLERKYSNQ from the coding sequence ATGGATTTTCGTTTTGATATTATTCAGGAATACGCCCCGTTTTTCCTAAAAGGGGTGTTATTAACTATTGGGGTTTCGATCGCCGCCATCATTGCCGGCTTGATTCTCGGTCTTATAATCGGCCTTGGCAAAATGTCCGCGAAGCGGTTCATCCGCCTTCCGTTTGAATGGTACATTAACTTTTTCCGCGGCACACCGCTTGTCGTACAAATACTGCTTGTACACTTTGGAGTTATGCCGCTGTTTTTTGCCCAGCCAAGTGCGACCGTCTCGCTGGTTGTATCGCTGTCCTTAAACTCGGCAGCGTATGTCGCAGAAATTTTCCGCGCCGGCATTCAATCGATTGACAAAGGGCAAATGGAAGCGGCCCGCTCGCTCGGTATGACGCACGCACAGGCGATGCGCTACATTATTTTGCCACAAGCGTTAAAACGGATGATTCCGCCATTTGGAAATGAGTTTATCGTTTTAATTAAAGACTCGTCCCTCGGCCTTGTCATTGCCGCCCCAGAACTTATGTATTGGGGAAGAGCAGCGCAAGGACAGTACTATCGCGTTTGGGAGCCATATTTAACCGTGGCATTTATCTATTTGCTTCTAACCCTTTCCCTCAGTAAACTACTACATTATTTGGAAAGGAAGTATTCAAACCAATGA
- a CDS encoding amino acid ABC transporter ATP-binding protein — translation MIKVSNLKKSFGNLEVLKGINAHIREREVVVVIGPSGSGKSTFLRCLNLLEDFDEGEIIIDGINIKEKQTNINKVREEVGMVFQRFNLFPHMTVLNNITLAPIKVRKWPREKAEAKAMELLKKVGLQEKANAYPDSLSGGQAQRVAIARALAMEPKVMLFDEPTSALDPEMVGEVLAVMKQLANEGMTMVVVTHEMGFAREVGDRVLFMDGGYIVEEGTPSEIFDNPKHERTKSFLSKVL, via the coding sequence ATGATTAAAGTCAGCAATTTAAAAAAATCATTTGGCAACCTAGAAGTGCTGAAAGGAATTAATGCCCATATCCGCGAACGGGAAGTCGTCGTTGTCATCGGCCCGTCCGGCTCCGGGAAATCGACCTTTTTGCGCTGTTTAAACCTTTTAGAAGACTTCGATGAAGGAGAAATTATCATTGACGGAATCAACATAAAAGAAAAGCAGACAAACATTAACAAAGTGCGCGAAGAAGTCGGGATGGTGTTTCAGCGTTTTAACTTATTCCCGCATATGACCGTGCTTAATAACATCACGCTCGCCCCGATAAAAGTGCGGAAATGGCCGCGCGAAAAAGCAGAAGCAAAAGCAATGGAGCTGCTTAAAAAAGTCGGGCTGCAAGAAAAGGCAAACGCTTACCCAGACTCTTTATCGGGCGGACAGGCGCAGCGCGTTGCGATCGCCCGGGCGCTGGCGATGGAACCGAAAGTGATGCTGTTTGACGAGCCGACGTCCGCCTTAGACCCGGAAATGGTCGGGGAAGTGCTGGCCGTCATGAAACAGCTCGCAAACGAAGGAATGACAATGGTCGTTGTCACGCACGAAATGGGCTTTGCCCGCGAAGTCGGCGATCGCGTCCTGTTTATGGACGGCGGCTACATCGTTGAAGAAGGCACACCGAGCGAAATTTTTGACAATCCAAAACATGAACGGACAAAATCGTTTTTGTCAAAGGTGCTGTAA
- a CDS encoding TrmH family RNA methyltransferase yields MNEQEAKTFIEQLQEEGLLTEENRLIWEMILPERLKRMYDVLHQRTRYITVLTEAVDDPHNQAAVLRTAEAFGVQDVYVVTGKAPFRPNPLVTRHADKWLTLYRKPDIVTAIKELQAKGYQVYASYLGEGTVHLCDIDVSRPTALLFGNEHSGVSQEALRIADATFMIPMYGFVQSFNISVAAALSLYDVTKRARQQAGERYYLSFAEKKELYETWMWQTLNPRLRKQLAKRLGCSV; encoded by the coding sequence ATGAACGAACAAGAAGCAAAAACGTTCATTGAACAGCTGCAAGAAGAAGGGTTGCTGACGGAAGAAAATCGCCTTATCTGGGAAATGATTTTACCAGAACGGTTAAAACGAATGTATGACGTACTTCATCAGCGGACGCGATATATAACGGTGTTGACCGAAGCGGTCGATGATCCGCACAACCAAGCGGCGGTGTTGCGGACAGCGGAAGCGTTTGGCGTGCAGGATGTGTATGTCGTCACCGGAAAAGCGCCGTTTCGACCGAACCCGCTCGTGACGCGACATGCCGACAAATGGCTGACGCTTTATCGAAAGCCGGATATTGTCACGGCGATTAAAGAGTTGCAAGCAAAAGGATATCAAGTGTATGCCAGCTATCTCGGTGAAGGAACGGTCCATCTTTGCGATATCGATGTGTCGCGGCCGACAGCTCTTTTATTTGGCAACGAACATAGCGGCGTGTCGCAGGAGGCGCTTCGTATCGCCGATGCGACGTTTATGATTCCGATGTACGGGTTTGTCCAAAGTTTTAATATATCGGTGGCGGCGGCACTTTCACTGTACGATGTCACCAAAAGAGCGCGTCAGCAGGCAGGTGAGCGCTATTATTTATCATTTGCCGAGAAAAAAGAACTATACGAAACATGGATGTGGCAAACGTTAAATCCGCGTCTGCGCAAACAATTGGCAAAGCGGCTGGGTTGTTCTGTTTAG
- a CDS encoding amino acid permease codes for MQTSKNEQKLHRGLEERHISLMSLGAAIGVGLFLGSASSIKLAGPAILLAYAVSGAIMFFIMRALGEMAVENPVAGSFSRYAHDYLGPLAGYLTGWNYWFLWVVTCIAEITAAGIYMQFWFPDTPRWIWALAALVLMTTINFLAVKAYGELEFWFALIKIVTIVFMIVVGLGMILFGIGNGGIATGISNLWEHGGFFPNGITGVLMSLQMVMFAYLGIEMLGVTAGEVKNPEKSLTKAVNSVFWRILIFYVGALFVIMSIYPWNEIGEKGSPFVLTFEKIGIHAAAGIINFVVLTAALSSCNSGIFSTSRMLFNLAEQKEAPSSFAKLTNRGIPGVALIVTALAMLVGVYLNFVSEKVFQWVTSVATFGAIWTWAIILLAQLQFRKRLSPEKQQQLKYKMPLYPYSSYISLAFLIGVTALMGYFKDTRIALYIGPAWLILLVAVYYAKGMHKRHARASEKKQVS; via the coding sequence ATGCAAACCTCAAAAAATGAACAAAAACTGCATCGCGGACTAGAGGAGCGACATATTTCGCTGATGTCCCTTGGGGCTGCGATTGGGGTCGGGCTATTTCTCGGCTCTGCGTCTTCCATCAAATTAGCGGGACCAGCGATTTTACTGGCATACGCGGTAAGCGGCGCGATTATGTTCTTTATTATGCGCGCGCTCGGGGAAATGGCCGTGGAAAACCCGGTTGCCGGCTCATTCAGCCGCTACGCGCATGACTATTTAGGCCCGCTTGCCGGTTATTTAACCGGGTGGAACTATTGGTTTTTATGGGTCGTTACTTGTATCGCGGAAATTACAGCGGCCGGCATTTATATGCAATTTTGGTTTCCGGACACGCCAAGATGGATATGGGCGTTAGCAGCTTTAGTGCTGATGACGACCATCAACTTTCTCGCCGTAAAAGCGTATGGAGAATTAGAATTTTGGTTTGCGCTTATTAAAATTGTCACCATTGTATTTATGATTGTCGTCGGCCTTGGCATGATTCTGTTCGGAATCGGCAATGGCGGAATCGCCACCGGCATCAGCAACCTTTGGGAACATGGCGGATTTTTCCCGAACGGCATTACCGGTGTATTAATGTCTTTGCAAATGGTGATGTTCGCCTACTTAGGAATTGAAATGCTCGGCGTTACGGCCGGCGAAGTGAAAAATCCGGAAAAATCGCTGACCAAGGCGGTCAATAGCGTATTTTGGCGCATTTTAATTTTCTACGTGGGCGCATTGTTTGTCATCATGTCCATTTACCCTTGGAACGAAATCGGCGAAAAAGGAAGCCCGTTTGTTTTAACGTTTGAAAAAATCGGCATTCACGCCGCCGCGGGAATCATCAACTTTGTTGTTTTAACAGCTGCTTTGTCTTCCTGCAACAGTGGAATTTTCAGTACAAGCCGCATGCTCTTTAACTTGGCTGAGCAAAAGGAAGCACCATCTTCCTTCGCTAAACTGACAAATCGCGGAATTCCGGGCGTGGCCCTCATCGTCACGGCGTTAGCGATGTTAGTCGGTGTGTATTTAAACTTCGTTTCCGAAAAAGTTTTCCAATGGGTGACCAGTGTCGCCACATTCGGTGCGATTTGGACATGGGCGATTATTTTGCTGGCGCAATTGCAGTTCCGCAAACGATTAAGTCCAGAAAAACAACAACAATTAAAATATAAAATGCCGCTTTACCCTTATAGCTCTTATATTTCTCTCGCCTTCCTCATCGGAGTCACCGCTTTAATGGGCTACTTCAAGGATACAAGAATCGCGCTCTACATCGGACCAGCCTGGCTCATCTTGCTCGTTGCCGTCTATTATGCAAAAGGCATGCATAAGCGTCATGCCCGCGCTTCTGAGAAAAAACAAGTCAGCTAA
- the pflB gene encoding formate C-acetyltransferase, producing the protein MKQATAVLDPWRNFKGSKWKKSIDVRDFILNNVTVYYGDESFLEGPTEATKKLWEQVMELSKQEREKGGVLDMDTSIVSTITSHGPGYLNKDLEKIVGFQTDKPFKRSLMPFGGIRMAQQSCEAYGYKVSDEIKKIFTEYRKTHNQGVFDVYTEEMKLARKAGIITGLPDAYGRGRIIGDYRRVALYGVDRLIEEKQKDLKNTGARMMTEDIIRLREEIAEQIRALNELKQMALSYGYDISGPARNAHEAFQWLYFAYLAAIKEQNGAAMSLGRVSTFLDIYIERDLQEGTLTEKEAQELVDHFVMKLRLVKFARTPEYNELFSGDPTWVTESIGGMAIDGRPLVTKNSFRFLHTLDNLGPAPEPNLTVLWSKQLPEAFKEYCAKMSIKTSSIQYENDDLMRVEFGDDYGIACCVSAMRIGKQMQFFGARANLAKALLYAINGGVDEKLKIQVGPEFAPITSEYLDYEEVMRKFDHVLEWLAELYINTLNVIHYMHDKYCYERIEMALHDTHVLRTMATGIAGLSVVTDSLSAIKYAKVKPIRDESGIAVDFEIEGDFPKYGNNDDRVDQIAVDLVERFMTKLKKYKTYRDSKHTLSILTITSNVVYGKKTGNTPDGRRAGEPFAPGANPLHGRDMKGALASLSSVAKLPYEHALDGISNTFSIVPKALGKEEQTRVHNLAAILDGYMEKGGHHLNINVLNRETLLDAMEHPEKYPQLTIRVSGYAVNFIKLTRQQQIDVINRTFHETM; encoded by the coding sequence GTGAAACAAGCTACTGCTGTATTAGACCCGTGGCGAAATTTTAAAGGGTCAAAATGGAAAAAGTCCATTGACGTCCGTGACTTTATTTTAAACAATGTAACCGTTTATTATGGGGATGAGTCATTTCTAGAAGGGCCTACAGAAGCAACGAAGAAACTATGGGAACAAGTGATGGAATTATCGAAGCAAGAACGCGAAAAAGGCGGCGTTCTCGATATGGATACATCCATTGTTTCCACCATCACTTCCCACGGACCAGGTTATTTAAACAAAGACTTGGAAAAAATCGTTGGTTTTCAAACAGATAAACCGTTTAAGCGCTCATTAATGCCGTTCGGCGGCATCCGCATGGCGCAACAATCATGTGAAGCATACGGCTATAAAGTAAGCGACGAAATAAAAAAAATTTTTACGGAATACCGCAAAACACATAATCAAGGTGTATTTGACGTTTACACCGAAGAGATGAAATTAGCGCGCAAAGCGGGAATCATCACCGGTCTTCCAGATGCGTACGGACGCGGCCGCATTATTGGCGACTATCGCCGCGTAGCATTATACGGTGTCGATCGTCTTATTGAAGAAAAACAAAAGGATTTGAAAAATACCGGCGCAAGAATGATGACGGAAGACATTATCCGTCTTCGCGAGGAAATTGCTGAACAAATTCGCGCGTTAAACGAATTGAAACAAATGGCATTAAGCTACGGTTACGACATTTCCGGACCAGCGCGAAACGCACACGAAGCATTCCAATGGCTCTATTTCGCTTATCTTGCCGCTATTAAAGAACAAAACGGCGCAGCGATGAGCTTAGGACGCGTTTCTACCTTCTTAGATATTTATATCGAACGCGACCTACAAGAAGGTACGCTAACAGAAAAAGAAGCGCAAGAACTTGTCGACCATTTTGTGATGAAATTGCGCCTTGTCAAATTCGCAAGAACACCGGAATATAACGAACTATTTAGCGGTGACCCAACATGGGTAACAGAATCGATCGGCGGAATGGCGATCGATGGTCGTCCGTTAGTAACAAAAAACTCGTTCCGCTTCCTTCATACGTTAGATAACTTAGGACCTGCGCCAGAACCAAACTTAACGGTACTGTGGTCAAAACAATTACCGGAAGCGTTCAAAGAATATTGCGCGAAAATGTCGATAAAAACAAGCTCAATTCAATATGAAAACGACGACTTAATGCGCGTGGAATTTGGCGATGACTACGGAATTGCCTGCTGTGTATCGGCAATGAGAATTGGCAAACAAATGCAATTTTTCGGAGCGCGCGCCAACCTTGCGAAAGCATTGTTATATGCGATTAACGGCGGCGTCGATGAAAAATTAAAAATTCAAGTTGGCCCTGAATTTGCGCCAATTACATCCGAATATCTAGATTACGAGGAAGTCATGCGTAAATTTGATCATGTGCTTGAATGGCTTGCGGAACTTTATATTAATACGCTCAATGTCATCCATTACATGCACGACAAATATTGTTACGAACGAATTGAAATGGCGCTTCACGATACGCATGTTTTACGCACGATGGCAACTGGTATTGCCGGGCTATCGGTTGTCACCGATTCGTTAAGTGCGATCAAATACGCAAAAGTAAAACCGATTCGCGATGAAAGCGGCATTGCTGTTGATTTTGAAATTGAAGGCGACTTCCCGAAATACGGGAATAACGATGATCGCGTCGACCAAATTGCAGTTGATTTAGTCGAGCGTTTTATGACGAAATTGAAAAAATATAAAACGTATCGCGATTCGAAACATACGCTATCGATTTTAACGATTACATCGAACGTCGTATACGGGAAAAAGACAGGAAATACACCAGATGGCCGCCGTGCTGGCGAACCGTTTGCCCCGGGAGCGAACCCGCTACACGGTCGCGACATGAAAGGAGCGCTCGCTTCCTTAAGCTCTGTCGCGAAATTGCCATATGAACATGCGTTAGATGGCATTTCTAATACGTTCTCGATCGTGCCAAAAGCGTTAGGAAAAGAAGAACAAACCCGTGTTCATAACCTTGCCGCCATTTTAGATGGTTACATGGAAAAAGGCGGGCATCATCTCAACATTAACGTTTTGAATCGCGAAACGTTATTAGACGCGATGGAACATCCAGAAAAATATCCGCAATTAACGATTCGCGTCTCTGGATATGCCGTCAACTTCATTAAATTAACTCGCCAACAACAAATTGACGTCATTAACCGCACGTTCCACGAAACGATGTAA
- the pflA gene encoding pyruvate formate-lyase-activating protein has translation MKGFIHSIETCGTVDGPGLRYVIFTQGCLLRCQYCHNADTWEIGKGKEMTVEEIIDDVKTYLPFINASGGGITVSGGEPLLQIDFLIELFKACKQLGIHTAIDSSGGCYTTEAPFQQKLNELLSYTDLILLDLKHIDEKKHRKLTGKTNKHILQFAQFLSEKNVPVWIRHVLVPTITDDPNDLRRLAAFICTLNNVKKIEILPYHKLGVYKWKALGLKYPLEGIEPPSEESVQMAQRILNGTENGVPL, from the coding sequence ATGAAAGGGTTTATTCATTCGATTGAGACATGCGGTACCGTCGACGGTCCAGGTCTTCGTTATGTCATCTTTACACAAGGATGCTTGCTGCGCTGTCAATATTGTCATAACGCCGATACATGGGAAATCGGAAAAGGAAAAGAAATGACCGTAGAAGAAATTATCGATGATGTGAAAACATACTTGCCGTTTATAAACGCTTCCGGCGGCGGAATTACCGTCAGCGGCGGAGAACCTTTGTTGCAAATCGACTTTTTAATCGAACTATTTAAAGCGTGCAAACAACTCGGCATTCATACAGCGATCGATTCATCAGGGGGATGCTACACGACGGAAGCACCGTTCCAGCAAAAATTAAATGAATTGCTTTCCTATACTGATTTAATTTTACTTGATTTAAAACATATTGATGAAAAAAAACATCGGAAACTGACGGGAAAAACAAATAAACACATTTTACAATTTGCTCAGTTTTTATCCGAAAAAAACGTTCCCGTTTGGATTCGGCATGTTCTCGTTCCAACCATTACAGACGACCCTAATGACTTGCGCCGTCTCGCCGCTTTTATTTGTACGTTAAACAACGTCAAAAAAATTGAAATTCTCCCGTATCATAAATTAGGAGTATACAAATGGAAAGCGCTTGGATTGAAGTACCCGTTGGAAGGAATTGAACCTCCTTCGGAAGAAAGCGTGCAAATGGCACAGCGAATTCTAAATGGAACGGAAAATGGTGTGCCTCTTTAA